One Sinorhizobium arboris LMG 14919 genomic region harbors:
- a CDS encoding SDR family oxidoreductase: protein MAFPLFDLTGRRALVTGSSQGIGYALACGLAEHGAAIVLNGRDRSKLASAASSLKEADHDVAVSDFDVTDPDAVKRGVDAIERDIGPIDILINNAGMQFRTPLEDFPAERWEQLLRTNVSSVFYVGQAVARHMIARGGGKIINIASVQSELARPGIAPYTASKGAVRNLTRGMCTDWAKYGLQVNAIAPGYFKTPLNQALVDSQEFTSWLEKRTPAARWGEVEELVGSAVFLASRASSFVNGHTLYVDGGITTSL from the coding sequence ATGGCTTTTCCACTTTTTGACCTCACAGGCAGGCGGGCTCTCGTCACCGGTTCGTCGCAAGGCATTGGCTATGCGCTGGCGTGCGGGCTGGCCGAGCACGGGGCGGCCATCGTTCTCAACGGCCGCGATCGTTCGAAGCTGGCCTCGGCTGCGAGCTCTCTCAAAGAGGCCGATCATGACGTTGCGGTCTCGGATTTCGACGTGACCGACCCCGATGCGGTGAAGCGCGGGGTCGACGCGATCGAGAGGGATATCGGGCCGATCGACATCCTGATCAACAATGCCGGCATGCAGTTCCGCACGCCGCTCGAGGACTTCCCGGCCGAGCGCTGGGAGCAATTGTTGAGGACGAACGTCTCCAGCGTCTTCTATGTCGGCCAGGCCGTCGCCCGACATATGATTGCGCGCGGCGGCGGCAAGATCATCAATATCGCCTCGGTTCAGAGTGAACTCGCGCGCCCGGGCATCGCCCCCTATACGGCGAGCAAGGGCGCGGTCAGGAACCTGACCCGCGGCATGTGCACCGACTGGGCGAAGTATGGCTTGCAGGTGAACGCCATCGCGCCGGGCTATTTCAAGACGCCGCTGAATCAGGCGCTGGTCGACAGCCAGGAATTCACGTCGTGGCTGGAAAAGCGGACGCCTGCGGCCCGCTGGGGAGAGGTCGAGGAACTGGTCGGCTCGGCGGTCTTCCTGGCGAGCCGCGCTTCCTCCTTTGTCAACGGACACACGCTCTATGTCGACGGCGGCATCACCACAAGCCTCTGA
- a CDS encoding gluconokinase has protein sequence MSTAASPQASDAGRSFGPVVVMGASGCGKSTIGERLADYLGCPFVEGDSLHSPANVGKMRRGIPLEDADRWPWLDEIGGLLARRPPVVVSCSALKRSYRERLRAVAGRPITFVFLQGSRATLARRMGGREDHYMPPSLLDSQLATLELPSGETDVVTIEIDQSPERVVALAMSNLAIRWGRSTTEEITGGV, from the coding sequence ATGTCGACGGCGGCATCACCACAAGCCTCTGATGCCGGTCGCAGCTTCGGGCCGGTCGTCGTCATGGGCGCATCGGGTTGCGGCAAATCGACGATTGGCGAACGGCTTGCGGATTATCTCGGCTGTCCGTTCGTCGAAGGAGATAGTCTGCATTCGCCGGCGAATGTCGGCAAGATGCGGCGCGGCATTCCGCTCGAGGATGCCGACCGCTGGCCCTGGCTCGACGAGATCGGCGGGCTCTTGGCGCGCCGACCGCCCGTCGTCGTGTCCTGCTCCGCATTGAAGCGCTCCTACCGGGAGCGGCTGCGCGCCGTCGCCGGACGGCCGATCACCTTTGTCTTCCTGCAGGGCAGCCGGGCGACGCTCGCCCGGCGCATGGGCGGGCGCGAGGACCATTATATGCCGCCGTCGCTGCTCGACAGCCAGCTCGCCACGCTCGAATTGCCTTCGGGCGAGACGGACGTCGTGACGATCGAAATCGATCAGTCGCCGGAACGCGTCGTGGCGCTGGCGATGAGCAACCTGGCGATCCGCTGGGGTCGCTCGACCACCGAAGAAATCACGGGAGGAGTATGA
- a CDS encoding 2-hydroxyacid dehydrogenase — MAKPKILLMGPYPDWDLVDLENRYAVHKIYEASDRHAYISEHGPNIRAIATRGELGASAALIQNLPKLEIISVYGVGYDAVDLASCRERGIRVTNTPDVLTNDVADLGVAMMLCQSRGMIGAERWVTDGSWAAKGLYPLKRRVWGRRAGVLGLGRIGFEVAKRLRGFDMDIAYSDVAEKPHAEGMTFVADPVALAERSDFLFVTLAASAATRHIVSRDVIAALGPEGMLINISRASNIDEEALLDALGSGVLGAAALDVFEGEPKLNPRFLALDNVLLQPHHASGTVETRKAMGQLVRDNLAAHFAGAPLITPVI; from the coding sequence ATGGCGAAACCGAAAATCTTGCTCATGGGGCCGTATCCGGACTGGGACCTTGTCGACCTCGAAAACCGTTACGCGGTCCACAAGATCTATGAGGCCTCGGATCGGCACGCCTACATCAGCGAGCATGGGCCCAACATCCGCGCCATTGCAACCCGGGGCGAGCTCGGCGCGTCGGCGGCGTTGATCCAAAATCTGCCGAAGCTCGAAATTATCTCCGTTTACGGGGTTGGATACGACGCCGTCGATCTGGCTTCCTGCCGGGAAAGAGGCATCCGCGTCACCAATACACCCGATGTGCTGACCAACGACGTCGCCGATCTGGGTGTTGCCATGATGCTTTGCCAGTCGCGCGGCATGATCGGCGCCGAACGTTGGGTAACGGACGGAAGCTGGGCGGCGAAGGGCCTCTATCCGCTGAAACGGCGCGTCTGGGGCCGCAGGGCGGGCGTGCTCGGGCTCGGCCGCATCGGTTTTGAGGTTGCGAAGCGCCTTCGCGGTTTCGACATGGACATCGCGTACAGCGATGTTGCCGAGAAGCCCCATGCGGAAGGCATGACCTTCGTTGCCGATCCGGTTGCACTGGCCGAGAGGTCGGATTTCCTGTTCGTTACGCTGGCGGCCTCCGCCGCCACGAGGCATATCGTTTCGCGCGACGTCATCGCGGCGCTCGGACCGGAGGGAATGTTGATCAATATTTCGCGGGCCTCCAACATCGACGAGGAAGCTCTGCTCGATGCCCTGGGAAGCGGAGTGTTGGGGGCAGCAGCGCTCGACGTCTTCGAGGGCGAACCGAAGCTGAATCCGCGGTTCCTCGCGCTCGACAATGTCCTGCTGCAGCCGCATCACGCATCCGGAACCGTCGAGACGCGCAAGGCCATGGGACAGCTTGTCCGTGACAATCTTGCCGCCCATTTCGCCGGCGCTCCGCTCATCACGCCTGTTATTTGA
- a CDS encoding L-idonate 5-dehydrogenase has protein sequence MKAVVIHAAKDLRIEEREELAPGSGQVEVQIEAGGICGSDLHYYNHGGFGTVRLREPMILGHEVAGTIKALGGGVSRFAVGDRVAVSPSRPCGSCAFCQCGQQNHCLNMRFYGSAMPMPHIQGAFSQRLVAEEWQCHKIADRVSVNEAALAEPFAVTLHAVARAGSLLGKRVLVTGCGPIGALAIIAARVHGAREVVATDVMDGVLEKAQSIGADRVINVAENADRLTAYAANKGHFDVQFEASGNALAVRSGLEVLKPRSVLVQLGLGGDVSIPQNLVVAKEIEMRGTFRFHEEFGLAVDIINAGRVDLKPLLTGVFPLEEAVAAFETAGDRNRSMKVQLSF, from the coding sequence ATGAAGGCTGTCGTCATTCACGCCGCCAAGGATTTGCGGATCGAGGAGCGAGAAGAGCTGGCTCCGGGCTCTGGTCAGGTCGAGGTCCAGATCGAAGCTGGCGGCATCTGCGGATCCGATCTGCACTACTACAATCATGGCGGCTTCGGCACGGTGCGCCTGCGTGAACCGATGATTTTGGGGCACGAGGTCGCAGGTACGATCAAGGCGCTCGGCGGAGGCGTTTCCAGGTTCGCCGTCGGCGACCGGGTGGCAGTGTCGCCCAGCCGGCCCTGCGGATCATGCGCTTTTTGCCAGTGCGGTCAACAGAACCATTGCCTGAACATGCGCTTCTACGGCAGCGCCATGCCCATGCCGCATATCCAGGGGGCGTTCAGCCAGCGTCTAGTCGCGGAGGAGTGGCAGTGCCACAAGATCGCTGACCGCGTCTCGGTCAACGAAGCGGCGCTTGCCGAGCCGTTTGCCGTCACCTTGCATGCCGTGGCACGGGCAGGCTCGCTGCTCGGCAAACGGGTTCTTGTCACTGGCTGTGGCCCGATCGGGGCCCTGGCGATCATTGCCGCTCGCGTTCATGGTGCTCGGGAGGTCGTTGCGACCGACGTGATGGATGGCGTTCTCGAAAAGGCGCAGTCGATTGGCGCGGATCGCGTGATCAACGTCGCCGAGAACGCCGATCGACTTACCGCCTACGCCGCAAACAAGGGGCATTTCGACGTCCAGTTCGAAGCCTCGGGCAATGCCCTGGCGGTCCGTTCCGGTCTCGAAGTTCTCAAGCCGCGATCGGTGCTCGTACAACTCGGCCTCGGCGGTGATGTTTCCATTCCGCAGAACCTGGTGGTGGCGAAGGAGATCGAGATGCGAGGCACATTCCGGTTCCATGAGGAATTCGGGCTGGCCGTCGATATCATCAATGCAGGACGTGTCGATCTGAAGCCGCTTCTGACCGGCGTCTTCCCGCTGGAGGAGGCGGTTGCAGCCTTCGAGACGGCCGGCGACCGCAACCGTTCGATGAAGGTCCAGTTGAGCTTCTGA
- the dinB gene encoding DNA polymerase IV, with amino-acid sequence MTNDENSQRPRKIVHIDMDAFYASVEQRDNPELRGLPVAVGYPAARGVVAAASYEARKFGVHSAMPSVSAKRKCPDLIFVRPRFDVYKAVSLQIRAIFAEYTPMIEPLSLDEAYLDVTENLKGMEIATEIAATIRAKIKQVTGLNASAGISYNKFLAKMASDLNKPNGQAVITPKNGPAFVEQLPIKKFHGVGPATAEKMHRLGIETGADLKDKTLEFLVEHFGKSGAYFYGIARGIDNRQVKPDRVRRSVGAEDTFSEDIHSYGPARDGLQPLIEKVWGYCEANEIGAKTVTLKVKYADFSQITRSKTVAAPLQTIGDLEEVVGLLLAPIFPPRRGIRLLGVTLSSLERQISEMAPQLRLAL; translated from the coding sequence ATGACAAACGACGAAAACAGCCAGCGTCCGCGCAAGATCGTTCACATCGACATGGATGCGTTCTACGCATCCGTCGAACAGCGCGACAATCCGGAACTCAGGGGCCTGCCGGTTGCGGTCGGCTATCCTGCTGCCCGCGGCGTCGTGGCGGCCGCCAGCTACGAGGCACGCAAGTTCGGCGTTCATTCGGCGATGCCTTCGGTGTCCGCGAAGCGCAAATGCCCCGACCTCATCTTCGTCAGACCGCGCTTTGACGTCTACAAGGCCGTCTCGTTGCAGATCCGTGCGATCTTCGCCGAATACACGCCGATGATCGAGCCACTCTCGCTCGACGAGGCCTATCTCGACGTCACCGAAAACCTGAAGGGGATGGAGATCGCCACCGAGATTGCCGCGACGATCCGGGCGAAGATCAAGCAGGTCACCGGTCTCAATGCGTCGGCCGGAATTTCCTACAACAAGTTCCTGGCCAAGATGGCATCCGACCTGAACAAGCCCAATGGTCAGGCTGTCATCACGCCGAAGAACGGCCCGGCCTTCGTCGAGCAGCTTCCCATCAAGAAGTTTCACGGCGTCGGACCGGCGACTGCCGAAAAGATGCACCGGCTGGGGATCGAGACAGGCGCAGACCTCAAGGACAAGACCCTCGAGTTCCTGGTAGAACATTTCGGGAAGTCGGGGGCCTATTTCTATGGAATTGCCCGGGGCATCGACAATCGCCAGGTCAAGCCGGACCGCGTGCGGAGATCCGTCGGCGCCGAAGACACGTTCTCCGAGGACATCCACTCCTACGGACCGGCGCGCGACGGTCTTCAGCCGCTAATCGAGAAGGTGTGGGGCTATTGCGAGGCCAATGAGATCGGCGCCAAGACCGTCACGCTCAAGGTCAAATATGCCGATTTCAGCCAGATCACCCGCAGCAAGACGGTTGCGGCACCTCTGCAAACGATCGGCGACCTCGAGGAGGTGGTCGGCCTGCTTCTCGCGCCGATCTTTCCGCCGCGCAGGGGAATCCGCCTGCTCGGCGTCACGCTGTCATCATTGGAACGGCAGATCTCTGAAATGGCACCGCAGTTGCGGCTGGCGCTTTAG
- a CDS encoding error-prone DNA polymerase: MRYAELQVTTHFSFLRGASSAEELFATAKLMGIEALGIVDRNSLAGIVRALEASRATGLRLVVGCRLDLQDGMSILVYPTDRAAYSRLTRLLTLGKGRGGKANCILHLDDVALYAEGLIGILVPDLADETCAVQLRKMADVFGDRAYVSLCLRRRPNDQLRLHELWNLAIKHRVKTVVTNDVLFHEPGRRQLQDVVTCIRTGTTIDDVGFERERHADRYLKPPDEMARLFPCYPEALARTMEIVEHCRFSLEELVYQYPEEALIPGMTAQQSLEHYTWQGIGTRYPEGLPAHVEKTIRHELTLIETMKYAPYFLTVFSIVRYARSQGILCQGRGSAANSAVCYVLGITSIDPDTNDLLFERFVSQERDEPPDIDVDFEHERREEVIQWIYKTYGHDKAALCSTVTRYRAKGAIRDVGKALGLPEDLINALSSGIWSWSETVGERQVKELGLNPGDRRLALTLSLAQQLMGAPRHLGQHPGGFVLTHDRLDHLVPIEPAAMVDRQVIEWDKDDVEALKMMKVDVLALGMLTCMAKAFALISEHKHATLDLATIPQEDPATYAMIRKADTLGTFQIESRAQMSMLPRMRPRTFYDLVIQVAIVRPGPIQGDMVHPYLRRREGKEKVEYPTPELEAVLHKTLGVPLFQESAMKVAMVCAGFTGGEADQLRKSMATFKFTGGVSRFKDKLVSGMVRNGYSPEFAEKTFSQLEGFGSYGFPESHAASFALIAYASNYVKCHFPDVFCAALLNSQPMGFYAPAQIVRDARGHGVEVRPICINQSRWDCTLEPVEGTGRHAVRLGMRLVRGLATADAARIVAARAEEPFASVDDMWRRSGVPVASLVELAEADAFLPSLHLERRDALWAIKALRDEPLPLFTAAAEREVRAIAEQQEPTVELRQMTDGHNVVEDYSHTGLTLRQHPLRFMRDDLAKRRIVTCAEAMTARDGQWLMAAGLVLVRQRPGSAKGVMFITIEDETGIANVVVWPRLFERSRRVVLGASMMAINGRIQREGEVVRLVAQQLFDLSADLSSLAERDGEFRPATGRGDEFAHGSPGSPDSREKAPPGVRARDMFVPDLHIDTLKIKSRNFQ, encoded by the coding sequence ATGCGCTATGCCGAACTCCAGGTCACCACGCATTTCTCCTTCCTCCGCGGCGCAAGCTCGGCGGAGGAACTGTTCGCCACCGCAAAGCTCATGGGAATCGAGGCGCTCGGCATTGTCGACCGCAACAGCCTTGCCGGTATCGTCCGGGCGCTGGAAGCGTCACGCGCCACCGGCTTGCGGCTGGTCGTCGGCTGCCGGCTCGATCTGCAGGACGGCATGTCGATCCTCGTCTATCCCACCGATCGCGCCGCCTATTCCCGGCTGACCCGGCTTCTGACGCTGGGCAAGGGACGAGGCGGGAAAGCCAACTGCATCCTGCATCTCGACGACGTCGCGCTCTATGCCGAAGGGCTGATCGGTATCCTGGTGCCGGACTTGGCCGATGAGACCTGTGCCGTGCAGCTCAGGAAGATGGCCGATGTATTCGGCGACCGCGCCTATGTCTCGCTCTGCCTGCGCCGTCGTCCGAACGATCAGCTTCGCCTGCATGAGCTGTGGAACCTGGCGATAAAGCACCGGGTGAAGACCGTCGTCACCAATGACGTGCTGTTTCACGAGCCCGGCCGCCGGCAGCTCCAAGATGTCGTCACCTGCATCCGCACCGGCACCACCATCGATGATGTCGGCTTCGAGCGTGAGCGGCATGCCGATCGCTACCTGAAGCCGCCGGACGAAATGGCGCGTCTCTTTCCCTGCTACCCGGAAGCCCTCGCACGCACGATGGAGATCGTCGAGCACTGCAGGTTTTCGCTCGAGGAACTGGTCTATCAGTATCCTGAAGAGGCGCTGATCCCGGGCATGACCGCACAGCAGTCGCTCGAGCACTACACCTGGCAGGGCATCGGAACGCGCTATCCCGAGGGGCTGCCGGCGCATGTCGAAAAGACGATCCGCCACGAACTGACGCTGATCGAGACGATGAAGTACGCGCCTTACTTCCTCACCGTCTTCTCGATCGTCCGGTATGCCCGGTCACAAGGCATTCTCTGCCAGGGCAGGGGATCGGCGGCCAATTCCGCCGTCTGCTATGTGCTCGGTATCACCTCGATCGATCCCGACACGAACGACCTTTTGTTCGAACGGTTCGTCAGCCAGGAACGCGACGAGCCGCCCGACATCGATGTCGACTTCGAACACGAACGGCGCGAAGAGGTGATCCAGTGGATTTACAAGACCTATGGCCATGACAAGGCCGCACTCTGCTCGACGGTGACCCGCTATCGCGCCAAAGGCGCCATCCGCGATGTCGGCAAGGCGTTGGGCCTGCCCGAGGACCTGATCAACGCATTGTCATCGGGGATCTGGTCGTGGTCGGAGACGGTCGGTGAGCGGCAGGTCAAGGAACTGGGCCTTAATCCGGGAGATCGCCGCCTCGCTTTGACCCTGAGTCTTGCCCAGCAGCTGATGGGCGCGCCGCGGCATCTCGGTCAGCATCCCGGCGGCTTCGTTCTGACCCATGACAGGTTGGATCATCTCGTGCCGATCGAGCCGGCGGCGATGGTTGACCGCCAGGTGATCGAATGGGACAAAGATGACGTCGAGGCGCTCAAAATGATGAAGGTCGACGTGCTGGCGCTTGGCATGCTGACCTGTATGGCGAAGGCTTTCGCGCTGATCAGCGAGCACAAGCATGCAACCCTCGACCTTGCCACCATCCCGCAGGAGGATCCGGCCACTTATGCGATGATCCGTAAGGCCGATACGCTCGGCACCTTCCAGATCGAATCCCGTGCGCAGATGTCCATGCTGCCGCGCATGAGGCCGCGGACCTTCTACGACCTCGTCATCCAGGTGGCGATCGTTCGCCCCGGGCCGATCCAGGGCGATATGGTACATCCCTATCTGCGCCGGCGCGAAGGCAAGGAGAAGGTCGAATATCCGACGCCGGAGTTGGAGGCGGTCCTCCACAAGACATTGGGTGTTCCGCTGTTCCAGGAGTCGGCGATGAAGGTCGCGATGGTCTGCGCTGGATTTACCGGCGGCGAAGCCGACCAGCTCCGGAAATCCATGGCGACCTTCAAGTTCACCGGCGGCGTCTCACGGTTCAAGGACAAGCTCGTCTCCGGCATGGTCCGGAACGGTTATTCGCCGGAATTCGCTGAAAAGACATTCTCGCAGCTCGAAGGTTTTGGTTCCTATGGCTTCCCCGAAAGCCATGCCGCCTCCTTCGCGCTGATCGCCTATGCCTCCAACTATGTAAAATGCCATTTCCCTGATGTGTTCTGTGCGGCACTGCTGAACTCCCAGCCGATGGGCTTTTATGCTCCTGCCCAGATTGTCCGTGATGCCCGCGGGCACGGTGTCGAGGTCCGCCCGATCTGCATCAACCAATCGCGCTGGGACTGCACGCTCGAGCCAGTCGAAGGCACGGGCCGGCATGCGGTGCGGCTCGGCATGCGCCTGGTGCGCGGATTGGCCACGGCAGATGCAGCACGCATCGTTGCAGCCCGCGCCGAAGAACCCTTTGCCTCCGTCGACGACATGTGGCGGCGGTCGGGTGTGCCGGTCGCCTCGCTCGTGGAGTTGGCCGAAGCCGATGCCTTCCTGCCGTCTCTCCATCTCGAGCGACGGGATGCACTTTGGGCGATCAAGGCGTTGCGCGACGAACCGCTTCCGCTCTTCACGGCCGCGGCGGAACGGGAAGTCCGGGCGATTGCCGAGCAGCAGGAGCCGACAGTCGAGCTAAGACAGATGACCGACGGCCATAACGTCGTCGAGGACTATAGCCACACCGGCCTGACGCTCCGGCAGCATCCGTTGCGTTTCATGCGGGACGATCTTGCGAAGCGCCGAATCGTCACCTGTGCCGAGGCAATGACGGCGCGGGACGGGCAATGGCTGATGGCGGCCGGCCTGGTGCTGGTGCGTCAACGCCCTGGTTCGGCCAAAGGCGTGATGTTCATCACCATCGAGGATGAAACCGGCATTGCCAATGTCGTCGTCTGGCCAAGGCTTTTCGAGCGATCGAGGCGTGTGGTGCTCGGCGCCAGCATGATGGCGATCAACGGCAGGATCCAGCGGGAAGGCGAGGTGGTTCGCCTGGTCGCCCAGCAACTGTTCGATCTCTCGGCCGATCTGTCGAGCCTTGCCGAGCGCGATGGCGAATTCCGGCCGGCGACCGGCCGTGGCGATGAGTTCGCTCACGGCTCCCCTGGAAGTCCGGATTCCCGCGAAAAAGCGCCTCCGGGCGTTCGGGCGAGGGACATGTTCGTGCCTGATCTTCATATCGATACGCTGAAGATCAAGAGCCGGAATTTTCAGTGA
- a CDS encoding Lrp/AsnC family transcriptional regulator, translating into MPPSSTPRLDGFDRKILDILQRDNTTPQRTIGEAVNLSAPAVQRRIKRMTEEGVIRANVAVVDPAAVGHAITIFVEIEVISETAEQIEEAKRQFAAEPQIQQCYYVTGEADFVLVIVVPSMAEYEALTRRLFFGNNNVKRFRTFVAMDRIKVGLGVPT; encoded by the coding sequence TTGCCACCCTCTTCTACCCCGCGGCTCGATGGATTCGACCGCAAAATCCTCGACATTCTGCAGCGCGACAACACGACCCCGCAGAGGACGATCGGCGAGGCCGTTAATCTTTCCGCGCCGGCCGTGCAGCGCCGCATCAAGCGCATGACGGAGGAAGGGGTCATCCGCGCAAATGTCGCCGTGGTCGATCCCGCTGCCGTCGGCCATGCGATTACGATCTTCGTGGAGATAGAGGTTATCAGCGAGACCGCAGAACAGATCGAAGAAGCGAAGCGCCAATTCGCCGCCGAACCGCAGATTCAGCAGTGCTATTACGTCACTGGCGAGGCAGATTTCGTGCTCGTCATTGTCGTGCCGTCCATGGCCGAGTATGAAGCCCTCACGCGCCGCCTCTTCTTCGGAAACAACAACGTCAAGCGCTTCCGCACCTTCGTTGCCATGGATCGCATCAAGGTGGGGCTCGGCGTTCCCACTTAG
- a CDS encoding diaminopropionate ammonia-lyase, with amino-acid sequence MFLRNAHSDHRRALEPADADMLALEAAADVEHHLQYRDHHAETPLVSLPGLAAATGVGAIHVKDEGQRLGLGSFKALGGAYAVIRLVLEEASVRQGRTIDMAALHSSDVRQIAESMTFACATDGNHGRSVAQGAQLVGARSAIFVHSGVSDARVRAIARFGAEMIRVEGSYDDSVQEAARVAEERNWTIVSDTSWPGYERIPGLVMQGYTALVREALRQIPAPPTHVFIQAGVGGIAAAVAGHLAIVLGDERPVFTVVDPARAACLFETARAGHPVKVPHGEPTVMAMLECYEPSRVAWRILSRAADAFLTVDEEDALSVMRRLANPVAGDPAVVSGESGGVGLAGFLKAVADPEVKAALSIGKESRVFVVNTEGATDPGRYQEIVGASPAEVLSRGAA; translated from the coding sequence ATGTTTCTCCGCAACGCCCATTCCGATCACCGACGTGCGCTCGAGCCTGCCGATGCTGATATGCTCGCTCTCGAAGCGGCGGCAGACGTGGAGCATCATCTGCAATACCGTGACCATCACGCGGAGACGCCGCTCGTTTCTCTGCCCGGTCTCGCCGCGGCAACCGGCGTCGGGGCGATCCACGTCAAGGACGAGGGGCAGCGGCTGGGGCTCGGCAGCTTCAAGGCACTTGGCGGCGCCTACGCTGTCATCCGCCTCGTCTTGGAGGAAGCTTCAGTGCGACAGGGACGGACGATAGATATGGCAGCGCTGCATTCTTCGGACGTTCGGCAGATCGCAGAAAGCATGACCTTCGCCTGCGCCACCGATGGCAATCACGGCCGCTCGGTTGCCCAGGGTGCCCAGCTCGTTGGCGCGCGCTCGGCTATCTTCGTGCATTCCGGCGTCAGCGATGCGCGCGTGCGGGCGATCGCCCGGTTTGGTGCGGAGATGATTCGCGTTGAGGGCAGCTACGACGATTCCGTGCAGGAGGCCGCTCGCGTTGCCGAGGAGCGCAACTGGACGATCGTCTCAGACACCTCATGGCCCGGCTATGAGCGCATTCCGGGGCTGGTGATGCAGGGTTACACCGCGCTCGTACGCGAGGCGCTGCGCCAGATCCCGGCACCGCCCACCCACGTGTTCATCCAAGCCGGCGTCGGCGGCATCGCGGCGGCCGTCGCCGGACATTTGGCGATCGTGCTCGGCGATGAGCGGCCGGTCTTCACCGTCGTCGATCCAGCGCGCGCTGCCTGCCTGTTCGAGACGGCGCGTGCCGGCCATCCGGTGAAGGTGCCGCATGGCGAGCCAACAGTTATGGCGATGCTCGAATGCTACGAACCGTCGCGCGTTGCCTGGCGCATCCTCTCGCGCGCCGCCGATGCCTTCCTGACGGTCGATGAGGAGGATGCCCTCTCGGTGATGCGGCGTCTTGCCAATCCTGTCGCGGGTGATCCGGCGGTCGTCTCCGGCGAAAGCGGCGGCGTGGGCCTCGCAGGCTTCCTGAAGGCGGTTGCTGATCCCGAAGTCAAGGCCGCCCTTTCCATCGGTAAAGAATCCCGCGTCTTCGTGGTCAATACAGAGGGTGCGACCGATCCCGGTCGCTATCAGGAGATCGTCGGAGCTTCGCCCGCTGAGGTCCTATCGCGGGGTGCCGCATGA
- a CDS encoding Zn-dependent hydrolase — protein sequence MTAPSIDAVRLLGRLRELGAIGRNGEGRLTRLAASDSERDGRNRLVSWLEAAGLEIAVDRIGNIFGIWAEDTADRPPLMLGSHIDTVINAGIYDGCYGVLAGLEVIETLKSSGFVPVRPIVVVAFTNEEGVRYTPDMMGSLVYAGGLDVETALATVGTDGSVLGDELRRIGYAGDREPGFLKPCAYMELHIEQGPVLEREGVAIGAVENLQGISWQKVSVEGDANHAGTTPISMRRDAGYAAARVITFLRDRAKASNTPTVATVGCMAFEPNAINVIPSRVTFTVDLRDPDEERLKQEEAALADFLKMLSGEEGVAISVERLARFEPVTFDAGIVAGIEAAARARGLSWRRMTSGAGHDAQMIARMAPAAMIFVPSKGGISHNPKEFTGDDELVAGANVLLDVVRKLVGGE from the coding sequence ATGACGGCGCCTTCCATCGACGCCGTCCGGCTGCTCGGCCGTTTGCGTGAACTCGGCGCTATCGGCCGAAATGGCGAGGGCCGGCTGACACGGCTTGCCGCGTCCGACAGCGAACGGGACGGCCGTAACCGCCTGGTCTCCTGGCTGGAAGCGGCGGGGCTTGAGATCGCGGTCGACCGTATCGGCAACATCTTCGGCATCTGGGCAGAGGACACGGCGGATCGTCCGCCGCTGATGCTCGGCTCGCATATCGACACCGTCATCAATGCCGGCATCTATGACGGATGCTACGGCGTGCTTGCGGGACTGGAGGTCATCGAGACGCTAAAGTCTTCTGGCTTCGTGCCGGTGCGGCCCATCGTCGTTGTCGCCTTCACCAATGAGGAGGGCGTGCGGTACACGCCCGACATGATGGGCTCACTCGTCTATGCCGGCGGGCTGGATGTCGAGACGGCGCTGGCGACGGTCGGGACTGACGGATCTGTGCTCGGCGACGAGCTTCGCCGCATCGGCTATGCGGGCGACCGCGAGCCGGGCTTTCTGAAACCGTGTGCCTATATGGAATTGCATATCGAGCAGGGCCCAGTGCTGGAGCGCGAGGGCGTTGCGATCGGGGCAGTGGAAAACCTGCAGGGCATTTCCTGGCAGAAGGTGAGTGTCGAGGGTGATGCAAACCATGCCGGTACGACCCCGATCTCCATGCGCCGCGATGCCGGCTATGCTGCCGCCCGCGTCATCACATTCCTGCGTGATCGCGCCAAGGCCTCGAACACGCCGACGGTGGCGACGGTTGGCTGCATGGCCTTCGAGCCCAACGCGATCAACGTCATTCCCTCTCGGGTGACCTTCACGGTCGATCTGCGCGATCCGGATGAAGAGCGGCTGAAGCAGGAGGAGGCGGCTCTTGCCGATTTCCTCAAGATGCTCTCGGGGGAGGAGGGTGTGGCCATCAGCGTCGAGCGGTTGGCCCGCTTCGAGCCGGTGACCTTCGATGCCGGCATCGTCGCGGGCATCGAGGCGGCTGCCAGGGCACGGGGGCTCTCCTGGCGGCGCATGACCTCCGGTGCTGGCCATGATGCGCAAATGATCGCGCGCATGGCGCCGGCGGCCATGATTTTTGTGCCGAGCAAGGGCGGCATCAGTCACAATCCCAAGGAATTCACCGGAGACGACGAACTGGTCGCGGGTGCCAATGTCCTGCTCGACGTCGTCCGCAAGCTCGTGGGAGGGGAATAG